In the Sinomonas cyclohexanicum genome, CGTCTGGCGCATCATGGGCCTGCTGGAGGAATCCGGTGTCGTCGCTGGCGTGGACAAGCACAAGATGGGGCGGAACTGGCGCTCCGAGGAGGTTCTCGGCGCTCTGGACGCGTTCGCTCAGCGCGCAGGTCGCCCCGGCCGCGCCGACTGAGCGGGCTGTGACGCAGGGAGCGCACGACGGCGAGTGGTCGCCGTCGTGCTTGACCTCACCGGCGGCGCCGGGGTGAAAGCCATCGTCGTCGCCAGGCCGGAGATCTACGCCACCCAGCCCTACGCCGCCGTCGACGCCCCGAGCAGCCCCGACAGCGCAGCCGCGGAGGCCTTCAGATCGGTGATGTGCGGCCCGGCAGCCGAGGTGTCCAGGACCCCGACCGGGGCGACGAGGGCGAGCGTCGCGATGACGTTCCCGCCGGCGTCGAACACCGGCGCGGCGACCGCAGCAACACCGTCGATGACGGCCTCGCTCACGGAGAACCCGGCGCCAACAGCATCGGCAAGCTGCCGCTCCACCTCGCCGCGCGCGGCGCCGAGCTTGGCGAGGGCCCGCTCGCGCACGACGGGCGAGCCCCACGCGAGGAACGCGAGCCCCTGGGCGGACTGGGGGCCGAGCGGGGCCCCGATCCGCACCGTCATGTTCACGGACTTCCCGGCCGGCTCCTTGGAGGCGACGGCCACGGCACTCGAGCCCGTCCAGAGCCCGAGCACCGCGGTCTGGCCGGTGCGCTCGGCGAGCGTGGCGAGGAGGGGCTCGGCGACGTCGACGATCTTGGGCCCGGTGAGCATCGAGGCGGCGATGCCCATGATGAGGGGCCCGGGCCGGTAGTCGTTGTCGTTGATCCGCTGCAGGAAGCCCTCGGAGGCGAGGGACTGGAGGTAGCGGTGGGCGGAGGTCCGCCCGATCCCCAGCTCCTCGGCGACGTCGTTGATGCGCACCTCGGTGCGGTCGGAGCCGAACATCCGCAGGATCTGCGCGCTGCGGCTCACCACCTGCAGGCCGCCGGCCGGCGCGGCGTCGTCCCTCTCCGTTGGCATAGCCCACACTCTAGCCCGTGCGCCGGCCCGCACTGGCGCTGCCGTCACGGCTGACGACGCTCGACGGCGATCGTGTGCTCGGCGAGGTCGCGATCCTTGGTCTCGGGTCCCCACAGCGCGCCGACGATGAGGCAGATCCCGCCGACGGCGAGCAGCACGGTGGGCGTGAGCTTGAGCGGCATGAGCCCTGCGAGGGCGGCCATGTAGAAGGCGTAGAACGAGGGGATGATGAGGGCCAGGGAGTAGCCGACGCCGTAGCCGGTCGCCCGGATCTCCACGGGGAACCGCTCGGACATGTACGCCCCGATCGCCCCGAAGGCCGGGATGCCGAGGAGCGCGATCGCCGTGACCGCGACGGTCGCGGCCCAGAAGCCCTTGACCGCGCCGGAGGCGAAGACCACGAACAGCGGGATCGCCAGCAGCGAGCCGACCCCGCAGAGGACGAAGAACGTGCGGCGTCCGATCCGCTGCGAGAGCATCCCGAACAGCGGGTACGCCACGGAGACGACGGCGAACGCGATGATCATCAGCGTCGAGGTCTGCACCGCGCTGAGGCCCGTGGTGGGGGCGATGGTCGGCGGGAGGATCACGATCGAGGCGTTGGAGGAGAACCAGACGCCGGTCATGAGCAGGAAGGCCTGCGCGAGCGGCTTCCAATTGTGCCCGGCCACGAGCTCCTTGAAGGGGTTGACCCGCTTGGCAGTGGTGTTCTCCCAGGCCGGGCTCTCCTCGACGCCGCGGGCGTAGGCGACCGCGAAGCCGATCGAGATGACGGCGCCGACGATGAACGCGATCCGCCAGCCCCACTGCGAGTAGGCCGACGCCGGGCTGCCGGCCGGTGCGAAGGTGAGCACGAGCAGCGTCAGCGCCGAGATGACCACGTAGGAGGACGGGAACCCGAGCGCGATGAGGCCCGCGTTGCGGCCGCGGTTGCGCTTGGCCGAGTGCTCCATCGCGAGCGGGACGGCGCCGGTGTACTCGCCGCCGAGGAACACCCCGCCGATGAACCGCAGCACGATCAGTGCTACCACGCCCGCGATCCCCACCGACTGGTAGCCCGGCAGGGCCGCGATGAGCCCGGTTGCCACGCCAGCGCCGGCGACGGCGGTGACCGTCGCCTTCTTGCGCCCCACCTTGTCCCCGAGCCAGCCGAAGATCACCGACCCGAGCGGGCGCGCCACGAGCGTGGAGGCGAAGACGAGGCCGCCGAGGATCGCCGTCGTGCCCGCGTCGATCGAGCCGGGGGTGAAGAAGGCCATCGCCGGGGCGAGCGCGATCACCGGCAGGTAGATGTCGAACATGTCGATGAAGAAGCCGGCGCTCGCGCCGACCACCGCGCGGCGCTCGTGCCCGGATGCTGCAGTGCCCACAGTGCCAGTGTGGCGGTGCGTGGCGTGCGCGGTCACCGCTGGCCGCCCAGCGTGAGGGGCTCCTTGGCGCACAGGTTGGCCACCCACGCGGTGAGGTGGGCGTAGTCGGCGCGCGGCGGGACAAAGATGTCGATGTTTACGCACGGGCCGGAGGTCACGTCGATGTAGTGCTCCTTGCCGCGCTCGACGAGCATGAGGTCGCGCGGGCCCATGCGGTGGGCCACGCCGTCCACGTAGTAGTCGGCCTCGCCCTCGAGGATGAAGACGAGCTGGTCGAAGTCCTCGTGCGAGTGGGGGCGGAGCTCGAGGCCCTTCTCCACGGTGTTCCACACGATCATGACCTCGTCCGTGGCGTAGGCCTTGCGGGTGATGCCCGGGCGGGCGACTTCGAGCGGGACGTCGTCGAAGCTGACGACCTCCGAGTAGAGCGATTCGTTGAGGGACACCGCGATCTCCTTTGACCTTGTGTTCCGTTTTTCGGAACAGCTTGTGCGCAATGTGGAACGAGCGTAGCATCGTGATCACGGTCACTGTCAATGCCCCCCAAGGGCAGAACCCCACGGAAGGACAGCAACGATGCTGAAGCCCGCAGACCATGAGTCCGTCACCATCGACGACCCGGAGGTCGCCGCGATCCTGGACGGCGCAGTCGACCTCCACGTCCACCCCAGCCCCTCGCCGTTCCCGCGCCGGCTGCCCATCGCCGAGGCCGCGTGGCAGGCGCACGAGGCCGGGTTCCGGGCGATCCTGGTCAAGAGCCACCACCACTCGATGGTCACGGACATCCGCGCGGCGTCCGAGGCGCTCGGCGGGCTGCCGATCCCGGTGGTCTCCGGCGTGGCGCTGAACAACTACGTGGGCGGCCTCAACCCCTACGCGGCCGAGCTCGCGCTCGCCCAGGGCGGCCGGATGGTCTGGTTCCCCACCATCTCCTCGCACGCCCACATCTGCGTGCACGAGGCCGAGGGCCAGAACATGCGCTTCCCCACCAA is a window encoding:
- a CDS encoding IclR family transcriptional regulator, yielding MPTERDDAAPAGGLQVVSRSAQILRMFGSDRTEVRINDVAEELGIGRTSAHRYLQSLASEGFLQRINDNDYRPGPLIMGIAASMLTGPKIVDVAEPLLATLAERTGQTAVLGLWTGSSAVAVASKEPAGKSVNMTVRIGAPLGPQSAQGLAFLAWGSPVVRERALAKLGAARGEVERQLADAVGAGFSVSEAVIDGVAAVAAPVFDAGGNVIATLALVAPVGVLDTSAAGPHITDLKASAAALSGLLGASTAA
- a CDS encoding cupin domain-containing protein, which produces MSLNESLYSEVVSFDDVPLEVARPGITRKAYATDEVMIVWNTVEKGLELRPHSHEDFDQLVFILEGEADYYVDGVAHRMGPRDLMLVERGKEHYIDVTSGPCVNIDIFVPPRADYAHLTAWVANLCAKEPLTLGGQR
- a CDS encoding MFS transporter, translated to MGTAASGHERRAVVGASAGFFIDMFDIYLPVIALAPAMAFFTPGSIDAGTTAILGGLVFASTLVARPLGSVIFGWLGDKVGRKKATVTAVAGAGVATGLIAALPGYQSVGIAGVVALIVLRFIGGVFLGGEYTGAVPLAMEHSAKRNRGRNAGLIALGFPSSYVVISALTLLVLTFAPAGSPASAYSQWGWRIAFIVGAVISIGFAVAYARGVEESPAWENTTAKRVNPFKELVAGHNWKPLAQAFLLMTGVWFSSNASIVILPPTIAPTTGLSAVQTSTLMIIAFAVVSVAYPLFGMLSQRIGRRTFFVLCGVGSLLAIPLFVVFASGAVKGFWAATVAVTAIALLGIPAFGAIGAYMSERFPVEIRATGYGVGYSLALIIPSFYAFYMAALAGLMPLKLTPTVLLAVGGICLIVGALWGPETKDRDLAEHTIAVERRQP